A window of Peromyscus eremicus chromosome 7, PerEre_H2_v1, whole genome shotgun sequence contains these coding sequences:
- the LOC131914629 gene encoding olfactory receptor 7G2-like, producing MEGINQTDVLQFFLVGLSDDPAVLPLIFSLFLCMYLVTILGNLLIIMVVSSDSHLHTPMYFFLSNLSFVDMCLSSTTIPKVLVNMQVQDQSITYAGCLTQVCFILEFASFENCLLAVMSYDRYVAICHPLRYTVIMNPSFCGWLIILSLVISLENTLLLGLTLLRLSFCIDVENPLLYCELAQVIKLACSDTLINNILIYLSTFIFGGVPISGIIFSYTKIVSSVMRISSVKGRYKAFSTCVSHLLVLSLFYGTALGVYICSALTISTRSTAVVSLMYTVVPQMINPFIYSLRNRDIMEALRNFISNILFKHIVGFGFHCLE from the coding sequence ATGGAGGGTATAAACCAAACAGATGTCCTACAATTCTTTCTTGTGGGACTAAGTGATGATCCAGCTGTGCTACCACTCATATTCAGtctttttctctgcatgtatCTGGTTACCATCCTTGGAAACCTACTCATCATCATGGTTGTGAGTTCTGACTCCCACCTCCATACtcccatgtatttttttctctctaatctttcatTTGTTGACATGTGTTTAAGTTCAACTACCATCCCGAAGGTTCTGGTGAACATGCAGGTACAGGATCAGAGCATAACTTACGCAGGCTGCCTCACTCAAGTCTGCTTTATTTTGGAATTTGCTTCATTTGAAAACTGTCTCCTCGCTGTGATGTCCTATGATCGATATGTGGCCATTTGTCATCCTCTGAGATACACAGTTATCATGAACCCCAGCTTCTGTGGTTGGCTAATTATATTGTCCCTGGTAATTAGCCTTGAAAACACTCTTCTTCTTGGTCTGACATTATTGAGATTGTCCTTCTGCATAGATGTGGAAAAcccactactctactgtgaacttgctcaggtCATCAAACTTGCCTGTTCAGATACCCTTATCAATAACATTCTGATATATCTTTCAACATTCATATTTGGTGGTGTTCCAATCTCTGGAATAATTTTCTCTTATACCAAAATTGTCTCTTCAGTTATGAGAATATCTTCAGTGAAAGGAAGGTACAAAGCTTTTTCTACCTGTGTCTCTCATCTGTTAGTTTTGTCATTGTTTTATGGTACAGCTCTGGGGGTTTACATTTGCTCTGCTCTGACTATTTCAACAAGAAGTACTGCAGTGGTTTCACTGATGTACACTGTAGTCCCTCAAATGATAAACCCCTTTATCTATAGTCTTAGGAATAGGGACATAATGGAAGCCCTGAGGAACTTCATCAGTAACATCCTTTTCAAACACATTGTTGGCTTTGGATTTCATTGTTTAGAATAA